In the Onychostoma macrolepis isolate SWU-2019 chromosome 09, ASM1243209v1, whole genome shotgun sequence genome, one interval contains:
- the pou3f3a gene encoding POU domain, class 3, transcription factor 3-A isoform X2 translates to MATAASNPYLASNSILSSASIVHSESGGGGMQPGSGAVTSVSGGYRGDPAVKMVQSDFMQGAMTASNGGHMLSHAHQWVTSLPHAAAAAAAAAAAAAAAEAGSPWSSSPVGMAGSPQQQDVKNSSNREDLHSSTALHHRASHLGAHQSHQSAWGGTTASHIPTITGGQQQSQQSLIYSQPGGFTVNGMLNPPGSLVHPGLMRGDSPEMDHHHHHHHHQQQQHPHHHHHQQHHAGVNSHDSHSDEDTPTSDDLEQFAKQFKQRRIKLGFTQADVGLALGTLYGNVFSQTTICRFEALQLSFKNMCKLKPLLNKWLEEADSTTGSPTSIDKIAAQGRKRKKRTSIEVSVKGALESHFLKCPKPSAQEITSLADNLQLEKEVVRVWFCNRRQKEKRMTPPGVPQTPEDVYSHAGNVSADTPPPSMDCKREFCGRLLKRCKFER, encoded by the exons ATGGCCACAGCGGCTTCCAATCCTTACCTGGCCAGCAATAGCATTCTCTCATCAGCCTCGATCGTGCACTCGGAGTCCGGAGGTGGTGGCATGCAGCCGGGAAGCGGTGCCGTAACATCGGTGTCGGGAGGTTACAGAGGAGACCCCGCGGTCAAGATGGTGCAGAGCGACTTCATGCAAGGAGCCATGACAGCCAGTAACGGGGGGCACATGCTGAGCCATGCCCATCAGTGGGTTACCTCACTGCCACATGCGGCTGCCGCggccgccgccgccgccgccgccgctGCAGCGGCAGAAGCCGGCTCCCCTTGGTCCTCCAGCCCAGTTGGCATGGCCGGGAGCCCACAGCAACAAGACGTGAAGAACAGTTCAAACAGAGAAGACCTACACTCTAGCACCGCGCTGCACCACAGAGCCTCGCATTTAGGGGCTCACCAGTCGCACCAAAGCGCATGGGGTGGCACCACAGCCTCCCACATCCCCACCATCACCGGAGGACAGCAGCAGTCCCAGCAGTCTCTCATTTATTCCCAGCCGGGTGGCTTCACAGTCAACGGGATGCTGAACCCTCCCGGGAGTTTAGTCCACCCGGGTCTGATGCGAGGAGACTCGCCAGAAATGGATCACCAtcatcaccaccaccaccatcagcagcagcagcaccctcaccaccaccaccaccagcAGCACCACGCGGGAGTCAACAGCCACGACTCGCACTCAGACGAGGACACGCCGACCTCCGAcgacctggagcagtttgccAAACAGTTTAAGCAGCGTCGGATCAAACTGGGTTTTACTCAAGCCGACGTCGGGCTAGCGCTGGGAACTCTTTACGGGAATGTTTTCTCGCAGACCACCATTTGCAGGTTCGAGGCTCTCCAGCTGAGCTTCAAAAACATGTGCAAACTCAAGCCGCTGCTGAACAAGTGGCTGGAGGAGGCCGACTCGACCACGGGAAGTCCCACCAGCATCGACAAAATAGCAGCTCAAGGCAGAAAACGAAAGAAGCGCACCTCCATCGAGGTGAGCGTGAAGGGAGCCTTGGAGAGCCATTTTTTGAAATGCCCCAAACCGTCAGCGCAGGAGATAACCTCTCTGGCGGACAACCTCCAGCTCGAAAAGGAGGTGGTTCGGGTCTGGTTCTGCAACCGAAGGCAGAAGGAGAAGAGGATGACGCCGCCTGGGGTTCCTCAGACGCCCGAGGACGTGTACAGCCATGCCGGCAACGTGAGTGCAGACACACCGCCTCCGTCCATGGACTGCAAAC GGGAGTTTTGTGGTAGATTACTTAAAAGGTGCAAGTTTGAAAGATGA
- the pou3f3a gene encoding POU domain, class 3, transcription factor 3-A isoform X1, whose translation MATAASNPYLASNSILSSASIVHSESGGGGMQPGSGAVTSVSGGYRGDPAVKMVQSDFMQGAMTASNGGHMLSHAHQWVTSLPHAAAAAAAAAAAAAAAEAGSPWSSSPVGMAGSPQQQDVKNSSNREDLHSSTALHHRASHLGAHQSHQSAWGGTTASHIPTITGGQQQSQQSLIYSQPGGFTVNGMLNPPGSLVHPGLMRGDSPEMDHHHHHHHHQQQQHPHHHHHQQHHAGVNSHDSHSDEDTPTSDDLEQFAKQFKQRRIKLGFTQADVGLALGTLYGNVFSQTTICRFEALQLSFKNMCKLKPLLNKWLEEADSTTGSPTSIDKIAAQGRKRKKRTSIEVSVKGALESHFLKCPKPSAQEITSLADNLQLEKEVVRVWFCNRRQKEKRMTPPGVPQTPEDVYSHAGNGSFVVDYLKGASLKDEPDSNHNVTAASSYGQEILVH comes from the exons ATGGCCACAGCGGCTTCCAATCCTTACCTGGCCAGCAATAGCATTCTCTCATCAGCCTCGATCGTGCACTCGGAGTCCGGAGGTGGTGGCATGCAGCCGGGAAGCGGTGCCGTAACATCGGTGTCGGGAGGTTACAGAGGAGACCCCGCGGTCAAGATGGTGCAGAGCGACTTCATGCAAGGAGCCATGACAGCCAGTAACGGGGGGCACATGCTGAGCCATGCCCATCAGTGGGTTACCTCACTGCCACATGCGGCTGCCGCggccgccgccgccgccgccgccgctGCAGCGGCAGAAGCCGGCTCCCCTTGGTCCTCCAGCCCAGTTGGCATGGCCGGGAGCCCACAGCAACAAGACGTGAAGAACAGTTCAAACAGAGAAGACCTACACTCTAGCACCGCGCTGCACCACAGAGCCTCGCATTTAGGGGCTCACCAGTCGCACCAAAGCGCATGGGGTGGCACCACAGCCTCCCACATCCCCACCATCACCGGAGGACAGCAGCAGTCCCAGCAGTCTCTCATTTATTCCCAGCCGGGTGGCTTCACAGTCAACGGGATGCTGAACCCTCCCGGGAGTTTAGTCCACCCGGGTCTGATGCGAGGAGACTCGCCAGAAATGGATCACCAtcatcaccaccaccaccatcagcagcagcagcaccctcaccaccaccaccaccagcAGCACCACGCGGGAGTCAACAGCCACGACTCGCACTCAGACGAGGACACGCCGACCTCCGAcgacctggagcagtttgccAAACAGTTTAAGCAGCGTCGGATCAAACTGGGTTTTACTCAAGCCGACGTCGGGCTAGCGCTGGGAACTCTTTACGGGAATGTTTTCTCGCAGACCACCATTTGCAGGTTCGAGGCTCTCCAGCTGAGCTTCAAAAACATGTGCAAACTCAAGCCGCTGCTGAACAAGTGGCTGGAGGAGGCCGACTCGACCACGGGAAGTCCCACCAGCATCGACAAAATAGCAGCTCAAGGCAGAAAACGAAAGAAGCGCACCTCCATCGAGGTGAGCGTGAAGGGAGCCTTGGAGAGCCATTTTTTGAAATGCCCCAAACCGTCAGCGCAGGAGATAACCTCTCTGGCGGACAACCTCCAGCTCGAAAAGGAGGTGGTTCGGGTCTGGTTCTGCAACCGAAGGCAGAAGGAGAAGAGGATGACGCCGCCTGGGGTTCCTCAGACGCCCGAGGACGTGTACAGCCATGCCGGCAAC GGGAGTTTTGTGGTAGATTACTTAAAAGGTGCAAGTTTGAAAGATGAACCGGACAGCAACCACAACGTGACAGCTGCGAGCTCCTATGGCCAGGAGATTCTGGTGCACTGA